A genomic stretch from Barnesiella intestinihominis YIT 11860 includes:
- a CDS encoding MarC family protein, whose amino-acid sequence MEIISFRFQDFLSAFIILFAVIDITGLTPIIIDMKQKGQNIIAWKAAVYSLVTFLAFLFMGNMILNLFQVDISSFAIAGALVIFVMAIEMLLGVEIFRNDGPEGAASIVPIVFPLIAGAGSFTTLLSLRALYGLGSILAALFLNILVIYVVIRNVHILERALGKTGVYVLRKFFGIILLALSVRMFLQNLSIALESF is encoded by the coding sequence ATGGAAATAATATCGTTTCGTTTTCAGGATTTCCTGAGTGCTTTTATTATTTTGTTTGCTGTAATCGATATAACGGGGCTTACTCCTATTATTATCGATATGAAGCAGAAGGGACAAAATATTATCGCTTGGAAAGCGGCAGTCTATTCGTTGGTTACATTCCTCGCCTTTCTGTTTATGGGGAATATGATACTCAATCTGTTTCAAGTCGATATTTCTTCGTTTGCCATTGCCGGCGCGCTAGTTATCTTCGTGATGGCCATAGAGATGTTGCTCGGGGTGGAGATTTTCAGGAATGACGGGCCCGAGGGTGCGGCATCGATCGTACCGATCGTTTTCCCTTTGATTGCCGGCGCCGGCTCTTTTACGACTCTGCTGTCGTTGAGGGCTCTGTATGGGTTGGGTAGTATTCTGGCCGCTTTGTTCTTGAATATTCTTGTTATCTATGTTGTTATTCGCAATGTCCATATTTTGGAGCGTGCTTTGGGGAAAACGGGGGTTTATGTATTGCGCAAGTTCTTCGGTATTATTTTATTGGCACTTTCGGTTCGCATGTTTTTGCAGAATCTTTCCATTGCTCTCGAATCATTCTGA
- a CDS encoding Crp/Fnr family transcriptional regulator, protein MDSMYDVLLQLPIFQGVSRNKISELIEKMKFHFLKYPDGEKIVTSGEECNHLKFLISGEIRSELITQNEKMRITELIQAPNVIAPDHLFGRDTYFPANLYAVGTVGIMQIEKASVIQMLQEEPIFLINLLNILSRRSQKALESFTALSSNDLKERLAFWVLSLTQQKSVDIRIICKQKDLYAFFGVQRSVFLSTLDELKEDGIIDYNAKEIIILDRSRLKDMLLGTSKDDF, encoded by the coding sequence ATGGACAGCATGTATGATGTTTTATTACAGCTCCCTATTTTTCAAGGAGTCAGCCGAAATAAAATTTCGGAATTAATCGAGAAAATGAAATTTCATTTTCTCAAATATCCCGACGGAGAAAAAATCGTCACGAGCGGGGAAGAATGCAATCATTTGAAATTTCTCATCTCGGGAGAAATTCGCTCCGAACTGATTACACAAAACGAGAAAATGAGAATTACAGAGCTGATACAAGCTCCTAATGTAATAGCTCCCGACCATCTATTCGGCCGCGACACCTATTTCCCGGCTAATCTTTATGCCGTAGGAACCGTAGGAATCATGCAAATAGAAAAAGCCTCGGTCATACAAATGTTACAAGAAGAGCCTATCTTCCTCATCAATTTGTTGAACATACTCTCTCGCAGATCGCAAAAGGCACTCGAAAGTTTTACGGCTCTTTCGTCCAACGACCTCAAAGAACGACTGGCATTTTGGGTGTTGAGTCTCACGCAACAAAAATCGGTCGACATACGCATCATCTGCAAACAAAAAGATTTATATGCTTTCTTCGGTGTGCAACGGTCGGTATTCCTGTCTACCCTCGATGAATTGAAAGAAGACGGTATCATCGATTACAATGCAAAAGAAATCATCATTTTAGACCGGTCCCGATTAAAAGATATGTTACTCGGCACAAGCAAAGACGACTTTTAG